From one Aptenodytes patagonicus chromosome 16, bAptPat1.pri.cur, whole genome shotgun sequence genomic stretch:
- the ANKRD40 gene encoding ankyrin repeat domain-containing protein 40 isoform X2: protein MRARPGLEAVGGCGEMAAPAAERERQERLREAAALGDAEEVQRLVELGVSLNSQNEVNGWTCLHWACKRNHAPVVAYLLHAGADKEILTKKGERPAQLTSKREIRKMLGVEDDELPDLKKDSDLPIIPNYLANPPFPYVYNTMSNSIPDPSVNGSISHLESQDTDSSSLPDVETCTRASLQHGNAAPEAADNGGMPSLPRGRTAPPHSKPVLQKGPVYQGSVSWSRSPPSPVGSNQAVPRPEDGSCMGPVPAFQPVFFTGAFPLNMQELVLKVRIQNPNLRENDFIEIELDRQELTYKELLRVSCCELGVNPEHVQKIRKLPNTMLRKDKDVARLQDFQELELVLT, encoded by the exons ATGAGAGCTCGCCCCGGCCTGGAGGCGGTCGGGGGCTGCGGCGAGATGGCGGCTCCGGCCGCCGAGCGGGAGCGGCAGGAGCGgctgcgggaggcggcggcgctgggggaCGCGGAGGAGGTTCAGAGGCTGGTGGAGCTGGGGGTCAGCCTCAACTCCCAGAACGAAGTCAACGGCTG GACTTGTTTGCACTGGGCATGTAAACGGAACCATGCTCCAGTGGTGGCTTACCTGCTGCACGCCGGTGCCGACAAGGAGATCCTCACGAAGAAGGGAGAGAGGCCGGCCCAGCTGACATCAAAGAGAGAGATAAGGAAGATGTTGGGAG tggaAGATGATGAACTCCCAGACTTAAAGAAAGATTCAGATCTGCCAATCATCCCTAATTATCTGGCAAACCCACCTTTCCCCTACGTTTACAACACCATGAGTAACAGTATTCCAGACCCCTCGGTGAATGGGAGCATCTCACACTTAGAATCGCAAGATACCGACTCTTCTTCCTTACCCGATGTGGAGACTTGTACACGGGCATCATTACAGCATGGGAACGCTGCTCCCGAGGCGGCTGATAACGGCGGCATGCCGTCACTGCCCAGAGGGCGTACTGCGCCACCACACTCGAAACCCGTCCTTCAGAAAGGCCCGGTTTACCAGGGGTCGGTGTCTTGGAGCAGAAGTCCCCCTTCGCCAGTTGGATCAAACCAGGCCGTACCTCGGCCAGAGGACGGCTCCTGTATGGGGCCTGTGCCAGCATTTCAGCCGGTTTTCTTCACAGGAGCTTTTCCACTTAATATGCAAG AACTGGTGCTTAAAGTTAGAATACAAAACCCTAATCTTAGAGAAAATGACTTCATTGAAATTGAACTGGACAGACAAGAACTGACCTACAAGGAACTGCTCCGAGTGAGCTGCTGTGAGCTGGGTGTTAACCCTGAGCACGTGCAGAAGATCAGAAAATTACCAAATACAATGTTAAGAAAG gacAAAGATGTTGCAAGGCTACAGGATTTCCAAGAACTGGAGCTTGTTCTAACA TGA
- the ANKRD40 gene encoding ankyrin repeat domain-containing protein 40 isoform X1: protein MRARPGLEAVGGCGEMAAPAAERERQERLREAAALGDAEEVQRLVELGVSLNSQNEVNGWTCLHWACKRNHAPVVAYLLHAGADKEILTKKGERPAQLTSKREIRKMLGVEDDELPDLKKDSDLPIIPNYLANPPFPYVYNTMSNSIPDPSVNGSISHLESQDTDSSSLPDVETCTRASLQHGNAAPEAADNGGMPSLPRGRTAPPHSKPVLQKGPVYQGSVSWSRSPPSPVGSNQAVPRPEDGSCMGPVPAFQPVFFTGAFPLNMQELVLKVRIQNPNLRENDFIEIELDRQELTYKELLRVSCCELGVNPEHVQKIRKLPNTMLRKDKDVARLQDFQELELVLTVSDKNLLFRVPTLSERSGYNKKASELTY, encoded by the exons ATGAGAGCTCGCCCCGGCCTGGAGGCGGTCGGGGGCTGCGGCGAGATGGCGGCTCCGGCCGCCGAGCGGGAGCGGCAGGAGCGgctgcgggaggcggcggcgctgggggaCGCGGAGGAGGTTCAGAGGCTGGTGGAGCTGGGGGTCAGCCTCAACTCCCAGAACGAAGTCAACGGCTG GACTTGTTTGCACTGGGCATGTAAACGGAACCATGCTCCAGTGGTGGCTTACCTGCTGCACGCCGGTGCCGACAAGGAGATCCTCACGAAGAAGGGAGAGAGGCCGGCCCAGCTGACATCAAAGAGAGAGATAAGGAAGATGTTGGGAG tggaAGATGATGAACTCCCAGACTTAAAGAAAGATTCAGATCTGCCAATCATCCCTAATTATCTGGCAAACCCACCTTTCCCCTACGTTTACAACACCATGAGTAACAGTATTCCAGACCCCTCGGTGAATGGGAGCATCTCACACTTAGAATCGCAAGATACCGACTCTTCTTCCTTACCCGATGTGGAGACTTGTACACGGGCATCATTACAGCATGGGAACGCTGCTCCCGAGGCGGCTGATAACGGCGGCATGCCGTCACTGCCCAGAGGGCGTACTGCGCCACCACACTCGAAACCCGTCCTTCAGAAAGGCCCGGTTTACCAGGGGTCGGTGTCTTGGAGCAGAAGTCCCCCTTCGCCAGTTGGATCAAACCAGGCCGTACCTCGGCCAGAGGACGGCTCCTGTATGGGGCCTGTGCCAGCATTTCAGCCGGTTTTCTTCACAGGAGCTTTTCCACTTAATATGCAAG AACTGGTGCTTAAAGTTAGAATACAAAACCCTAATCTTAGAGAAAATGACTTCATTGAAATTGAACTGGACAGACAAGAACTGACCTACAAGGAACTGCTCCGAGTGAGCTGCTGTGAGCTGGGTGTTAACCCTGAGCACGTGCAGAAGATCAGAAAATTACCAAATACAATGTTAAGAAAG gacAAAGATGTTGCAAGGCTACAGGATTTCCAAGAACTGGAGCTTGTTCTAACAGTAAGCGACAAAAACTTACTTTTCAGAGTCCCAACACTTTCTGAACGGAGTGGTTATAACAAGAAGGCATCAGAACTGACATATTAa